The Deltaproteobacteria bacterium genome includes the window ACAGGGCTGGGAAGGACGTTACTTCGAGGACTTCAACGTCGGCGACGTATACCGGTGCCGGGTCGGGCGCACGGTGACGGAGAACGACAACATCTGGTTCACG containing:
- a CDS encoding MaoC family dehydratase, whose protein sequence is MAVVQGWEGRYFEDFNVGDVYRCRVGRTVTENDNIWFT